The Solanum lycopersicum chromosome 2, SLM_r2.1 DNA window tcttaaactcttgaaactaaggttgttccccttcgtatgtccttgtccttagctccctaatgaatttgtaggatgggtatgttgtgctgctagatttttgcatgaatgatgtgtttaaattaaatatgaatgtgtttatgtgcgggaaatcgcgataatgatcatcaaaatatgaccggaaaaagttgatgtatgggtgtgtatagggcagtgttttaggcattgttttggggtatataagttgtttatttatcatgtattttatgtgtgaaatgggtgtgcaatgtgatgttcattttgatgaagcatagtgaagtgaatgaaccatgaaatctccctaagaactaatgtgaaacttgatgaaaaagtgcagaaaaaatagtggaataaatttccaaaaacatagaaataggtttaaaaagaatctggaaatttttggatgtcaaagaattaaaaaaaaaatagaggggctgtgggggttcgaacccaccacctcacagcctcctcttcagcgaaaatgagaggaaaaataagggggctgtgggggttcgaaccctcaacctccctattcaagcgaatttaattaaaaataataacaatagtaaattaaaattctaattaaagttggaaaattaattctcttatgtaaacattgagatttaatttagaattttaattaaaaatagaatattaattcttttatgtaaatattgagatttaaattggaattctaattaaattagaaaattattctttcatgtaaatgattgaaatttaatttagaattctaattaaaaaaaaaaatttattatttcacgaaaatgttgagacttaacttagagttctaaatttatgaatattagaacaaaaatcaatgaaaaatataaatgatatccaaataattcaaaatttgggttctcgtgtccaaacctccgtattgatacataagtcatacgtgagtgaaatattcaagaataatgtcatctacttagatcaaaaatcaaagatcttggcatatatacaagatacataagtcttgtaatacataatcttagaaaaacaagaattcacttaacgaactataaatgaagcctcatggcttgtatgtatagatatataagtctaacatacgttcaaaaataagtgaacctaagatatacgtaatgaaatgaagaatgtggtgacaatcatgatgtgaggttaatgcatatgatgagagcaatcttaaatgagcttaagtaaatgttaccgatacatactcaccaatgagagtgtaagataatgaagagaccagtctctatgaatactctaataaaaatattgagtttaaaacacttaatactaatgatgagatgagaaatcatctattgagctatgatgtcttcatactagaagcaaacttctatgatgtatgagttgcatgtaatggaactttataccgagcaccgataggctagctatgagtggtgatgccttctttcgggaagggcggaggttcacgtaattctcatgagatgagactgtccggcttgccgggtatgggtctccatacatctcctagtctttgaacctatattgccactatagggatctggcggggttaaattcccatatacgctagcatgttattgaatcgctttggccggtgattccacctcttttcggtgtggggaagacactggatttcatgatgctcacatgatctatgtcggttaaagttaaagttcccaatgaatgaatgaggccagcctcaaatgaatcatataaagaaataaatgataccgaaggtgttaggataggataatcaagaggtgagctagattcaggtaatgacattaggtcattcctgatcattgcacagcaaacccgatgagagtcttaaactacatcctaggtatagctggtgttcgcactggcctatgaatgaattgaaatgaaatacgaatgaatgagtgaagcagactctgtgtttgctaaagaaggctccctagttgaggtcccatatgttgagccctcattttggaaagtcttaaagttaagtctatgataataaggtctcatggtatacgaatgaataatatgaaagaaagtatgtgttatatgttatgtgttatatgaatatgttatgttttgtgtgctatacgataattataatgatgcatgtcactctcatggcataactttcccaatcttaatttggcaagtccactgacttgacttccaaaaatcatgttgttaggaaagagctattcttcctcatgcatgtccctggtgtgtacttgcatatactcatacttagtacaagtgtgtactaattccatacgaacatctacttttaggtgcaggcacaggtggacgctagagctacaggttcgttgttgcagctatccggacatcagtattcatccggagtttggtaggtcctcatgctttcgaggatgctactgttttacattctagcgtagttttagagttgagctagcggagcatgttccactagcgtttctttcctgttttggttcaaactttgtattggtgctattttggccgatatacaattaatacttaatgaattatttctttcagttgcttatctcttaaatgttagatggttgatgatgaacgattacgaaatgttaagaatgttcagcaagtatgattaaagaatcaaaaacttcaaattttccgctaaaattaatctatgtaaagtaagaatgacgtaagcaggcttgtctgcgacctctgagaggtcaacgacgccggtctcgtctggggtctagattccggtcgtgacaaagttggtatcagagcgctaggttaaattcctcgaataatgagttcacatcaaccacattgagtagtttctaagtcatggtagtgaagtgcaccactatcctggattagagactgcatgatgcgtaggaaagaCTTCCCTTCTTCTTATCTTATTGTGCTCTTCCTAATGTTTAAATTCTTGGTGTTACgaacgtgtctaacatcaaccttgctgttttcagagaatgaatacCTGGGGAACTAAGGGTCTGAGGACGGGAGCAGCAGCAGCTAGGGGTAATCagaatccaccccaggctccagctgaaggagtggccatgccagtgaacccagctgggttgactgatgcggaggtgagggcatctctagcccagatggcacaggccatcacgatgcaggcccaagctatgactgcccaagtcaaCCGGCAGGATGTTCTAAGGGAAAACCCACCGGCTCGCAGCATAGCTGACAGACtgcgagacttcacgaggatgaatcctccaattttCACAGGGGCTAAGACTTCAGAAGATCCCCAGGAATTTATAGACGAGTTGCATAAGATACTGGTGGCCATGGGGGccactgatattgagaaggctgagttggcttcctaccagctcaaagatgttgcacagacttggtgcaaaatGTGGCGAGATAGCCGTGTCCTAGGAGGGGTGCCAGTCACCTGGGAGCTGTTCAAGACAGCATTTTTGGAAaggttcttccctagagagatgaaagaggccaaggttgaggagttcatcaacctcaagcaaggATCCATGactgtcagggagtattccctgaagtttgtgaagTTATCAAGGTATGTACTTCCCTTAGTATTTGATAACAAGAATGATGAGAGTACTTAACTTTGTTGAAAtcatccaggtatgctactccCTTGGTTTCTACCAGCAGGGAGGAGATGAGCAGattcctcacaggaatcaatGGAGACCTGGAGGAAGATTGTCGggctgcgatgctccatgataatatggacctttctagattaatgatgcatgtccagcaggtagaggacagccgaaagaggagaggtgtacgtgatgttaggaggcctaggcctcaagatcaggcaggtcccagccatggaggccatagaaacaattttggcgTCCGCGAGCAGCCCAAATTCAAGAAGGGGCAACAGAGTGCTGGAAATTCTAACCCTCAGAGAAATACAACGCCTAGAGGAGGCAGACCCGAACCCAAGaggggcaatggaggtgagatgcagcgtcCAAGGAAgacttgtactaagtgtggccGAATGCACCTTGGAGAATGtagacagggcactaatgcctgtttcggttgtggtaagagtggacacatggtcATAGACTGTCCCCAGAACAGAGGTCAGGCTGggggtaatgctcagcctaggcctacCCCACATAATGCAGCAGCAGCCGAACCTCCGAAGAGGAACAGATTTTATGCCTTGAAAGgtagggaggagcaggagaagtccgctgatgtggtcacaggtatgctgcaagtattctcaacttctgtttatgctttacttgatccagggtctacgctttcctttgtaactcctctgCTTGCCCTTACCTTTGAAATACTAcctgaagttctgcatgatcctatagtggttagtacgcctttaggagaaaatgtgagAACCGAAAGGGTATACAAgaattgcccaatagttgtgagtggcaaggctatgtgtgcaaacttgattgagttacccatgcatgattttgatattattcttggcatggactggcttcacagccattatgcttgcttggactgtcgtagtagagtggtgaggtttcgtttccctaatgaagaagagttagtctgggaggggtacaatccGATTCGTCCTAAccccttgatttcaaatcttaaggccaataaaatgatggccaaagggttattatgtcatctagtgagtgttaatgatttagatcatgatgttccttccatagactcggtGCCTGTAGTAAATGAattcctagatgtgtttcctgaagatttgcctggagtccctccccttcgagagattgactttggtatcgacttagaacctgatactaaaccaatctcaattcctccttatagaatggctccagcagaactcaaggagttgaagctgcagttaaaagatctcacggataagggtttcattcagccgagcatatccccttggggcgctccagtgttgtttgtaaagaaaaaggatgggacccttagaatgtgtatcgattatcggcagctcaacaaagtcactataaagaataagtacccaCTTCCcaaaattgatgatttgttcgatcagctccaagggtctagtttcttctctaagattgatcttcgttcagggtatcatcagcttagagttaGGGATAGGGATGTCCCAAAAACAGCttttcgtacccgttatggtcattatgagttcttggttatgtcattcggtctcacaaatgcacctgctgcatttatggacctcatgaacagagttttccgtgaataccttgactctttcgtcatagtattcattgatgacattctcatctactctaagaccaaggaagagcatgaacagcatttgagactaaccttgcaggtacttagacagcatcagctgtatgccaaattcagcaagtgtgaattctggctgagatcagtgaccttcctgggccatgttgtgtccgatcaaggTGTAAAAGTGGACCCCAGAAAGACTGAAGCAGTTAAGAAATGGCCAAAGCCTCTTACACCCACCGATATCCGTAGCTttctgggattggctggttactaccgcaggttcgtggagggattttcttccattgctgccccacttacaaccttgacaaagaagaaatccaagtttgaatggacggacacttgtgagaagagtttccaggagctcaaggacagactcacttcagccccggtgcttactctgcctaagagtggcgagaattacactgtctattgcgatgcatctagggtcggtttgggatgtgttcttatgcaggctggtaaggtgatagcttatgcttccagacagctcaaggttcatgaaaagaattatcccactcatgacttggagttggcagctgtggtgtttgcgttgaagttatggaggcattatctatatggagtacacgtggatgtgttcacggatcataagagtctccagtacgtgttcacgcAGAGGGAGCTGAATCTACGGCAACGcagatggttggagctgttgaaggattatgacatgaatgtgcactatcatccaggtaaggctaatgttgtggctgatgctttgagcaggatgagcatggggagtacagcccacgttgaggatgagaagaaggagctagtgaaagaGGTACACAGACTGGCCAGGCTGGGTGTAcggttggttgactctactagtggaggtgtatcagttcaccctagttctgaatcatccctgatagtggaagtcaagaagggtcagcatctcgatcctgtgttgatggagatgaaggactcagtgttgttaaaaatgaatgagtcttttgctttgggagatgatggcatacttagATACCAGAACCGGTTGTGCGTACCAGATGTAGATGATTTACGGACCAAGATTGttacagaggcccatggttccagatattccatacatccaggttccacaaaaatgtatcatgatcttaagcagatttattggtggaatggcatgaagaaggatattgcagactatgtggctaagtgtcctaattgtcagcaggttaaggcagagcatcttaagcctggtggtctgactcagattgttgaggttccgacttggaaatgggaggccattaatatggacttcgttgttggtcttccgaggactaggaggcagcatgattctatatgggttattgtggacagactgactaagtctgcccactttatccctgtgaagtccacttacagggccgaggattacacgagactctacattgatgagattgtgagatggcatgggattcctttgtctattatttcagatagaggagctcagtttacttcgcatttttggagatctttccagaaaagcttaggcacgcaggtgaaacttagcactgcctttcatcctcaaacagatgggcaggcagagcgcactattcagacattggaggacatgttgcgagcgtgtgtgattgactttagaggtaattgggatgaccatctacctttgatagagttctcgtataataatagctaccactccagcattgggatggcaccatttgaggcattgtatggtaggaggtgtagatctccagttgggtggttcgaggttggagagtcatctattttgggtccagagatcattcatgaggccttggaGAAAGTTAGAATGATTAGAGACAGGTTGGCTACCGCTTACAGCCGacaaaagtcatatgcagacaacagaaagcgacccttagaatttaacgttggtgaccaggtttacttgaagatatcgcctatgaaaggtgtgatgcgatttggtagaaaagggaagcttagtccgaggtatgtggggccatatgagatcctacagcgcgtgggtgaggtggcctatgagttagcattgcctgcggagctagcttctgttcatccagtctttcatgtctctatgttgaagaagtgcctaggtgatccagcatcaatcctacctgtagaaggtttgggggttggtgaagacttgtcctatgaggaagtacctgttgagatcttagacagacaggtcaagcggctgaggaacaaggagattgccacagtgaaggtattgtggagaaaccatcttgttgagggtgctacgtgggaggctgaggccgacatgagatcccgatatccacatcttttcaaCTCTTGAGGTTAGGCTTCCTACTCGTAAGACTATAGTTCCTTATCTCTTCATATTTGTTGTTATTGGCTGATTGTACATAGCAATTAGGTTATGATCTCATTGGCATTATGAGGTGAAAaggtagtgtcattcggggacgaatgttcctaagggggggataatgtaacgattcgaaaaaaaaagagaagagaattatgtaaataagaataaataggtatttaagggcataattgtcctttcacgttttaaatgaataaataaataaataaataaaacagatttgtatttatttattttaatgttatttgactaattcttgaattagtctcctaatccaattagccctctctctctctcacgcttctaaactccctctctcacgttctccatcttcctcacatt harbors:
- the LOC138342199 gene encoding uncharacterized protein; amino-acid sequence: MNTWGTKGLRTGAAAARGNQNPPQAPAEGVAMPVNPAGLTDAEVRASLAQMAQAITMQAQAMTAQVNRQDVLRENPPARSIADRLRDFTRMNPPIFTGAKTSEDPQEFIDELHKILVAMGATDIEKAELASYQLKDVAQTWCKMWRDSRVLGGVPVTWELFKTAFLERFFPREMKEAKVEEFINLKQGSMTVREYSLKFVKLSRYATPLVSTSREEMSRFLTGINGDLEEDCRAAMLHDNMDLSRLMMHVQQVEDSRKRRGVRDVRRPRPQDQAGPSHGGHRNNFGVREQPKFKKGQQSAGNSNPQRNTTPRGGRPEPKRGNGGEMQRPRKTCTKCGRMHLGECRQGTNACFGCGKSGHMVIDCPQNRGQAGGNAQPRPTPHNAAAAEPPKRNRFYALKGREEQEKSADVVTGMLQVFSTSVYALLDPGSTLSFVTPLLALTFEILPEVLHDPIVVSTPLGENVRTERVYKNCPIVVSGKAIRVVRFRFPNEEELVWEGYNPIRPNPLISNLKANKMMAKGLLCHLVSVNDLDHDVPSIDSVPVVNEFLDVFPEDLPGVPPLREIDFGIDLEPDTKPISIPPYRMAPAELKELKLQLKDLTDKGFIQPSISPWGAPVLFVKKKDGTLRMCIDYRQLNKVTIKNKYPLPKIDDLFDQLQGSSFFSKIDLRSGYHQLRVRDRDVPKTAFRTRYGHYEFLVMSFGLTNAPAAFMDLMNRVFREYLDSFVIVFIDDILIYSKTKEEHEQHLRLTLQVLRQHQLYAKFSKCEFWLRSVTFLGHVVSDQGVKVDPRKTEAVKKWPKPLTPTDIRSFLGLAGYYRRFVEGFSSIAAPLTTLTKKKSKFEWTDTCEKSFQELKDRLTSARELNLRQRRWLELLKDYDMNVHYHPGKANVVADALSRMSMGSTAHVEDEKKELVKEQLGYDLIGIMR